The following coding sequences are from one Capsicum annuum cultivar UCD-10X-F1 chromosome 3, UCD10Xv1.1, whole genome shotgun sequence window:
- the LOC107863974 gene encoding probable indole-3-pyruvate monooxygenase YUCCA10 isoform X2 has protein sequence MAILTHHDHQEPMVIIVGAGPAGLATSACLKKFSIPNLLLEKEDCYSPIWKKYTYDRVHLHLAKKFCQLPHIPFPSSSPTYIPKKEFIQYLDDYVSYFNITPLYKRTVEFAKFDESKGKWVVKVRNGNSGDVDEYFCKFLVVATGEASYPFIPKVPGLESFKGKAFHSTKYKNGDKFSGKNVLVVGCGNSGMEIALDLANYGANTSIIVRSPINLISREMAYLGLMLLKYKVAYTVVDNIMVMLSKIMYGDISKYYGVKRPEEGPFASKIKYGKYPVIDVGTYQKIKSGEIQVLPGMRSIRGNDVVLENGKCHQFDVIVYATGFKRTTHKWLHELPTFMFTW, from the exons ATGGCAATACTAACTCATCATGATCATCAAGAACCTATGGTGATCATTGTTGGTGCTGGCCCTGCTGGCCTAGCCACATCTGCATGTCTAAAAAAATTCTCTATACCAAATCTACTTCTTGAAAAAGAAGATTGTTACTCTCCCATATGGAAAAAATATACCTATGATAGAGTTCACCTTCATTTAGCCAAGAAATTTTGTCAACTTCCTCACattccttttccttcttcttcaccTACTTATATACCTAAAAAAGAATTCATTCAATACTTGGATGACTATGTTTCTTATTTTAATATCACCCCTTTGTACAAAAGAACAGTTGAGTTTGCAAAGTTTGATGAATCCAAAGGAAAATGGGTTGTGAAGGTTAGAAATGGTAATTCTGGTGATGTTGATGAGTATTTTTGTAAATTTCTTGTTGTAGCTACTGGAGAAGCTAGTTACCCTTTTATCCCTAAGGTCCCTGGCTTGGAAAGTTTCAAAGGAAAGGCTTTTCATTCTACTAAATACAAAAATGGTGACAAGTTTAGTGGTAAAAATGTATTGGTTGTTGGTTGTGGAAATTCTGGCATGGAAATTGCACTTGATCTTGCTAACTATGGTGCTAACACTTCCATCATCGTTCGAAGCCcg ATAAACTTGATATCAAGAGAAATGGCATATTTGGGACTGATGTTGTTGAAGTATAAGGTTGCATACACAGTGGTGGACAACATAATGGTGATGTTAAGCAAGATAATGTATGGAGATATAAGCAAGTATTATGGGGTGAAAAGGCCAGAAGAGGGACCCTTTGCTTCTAAAATAAAGTATGGCAAGTACCCCGTCATTGACGTGGGAACTTATCAAAAGATCAAGTCTGGTGAAATCCAG GTGTTACCTGGAATGAGAAGCATTAGAGGAAATGATGTTGTGTTGGAGAATGGTAAATGTCATCAATTTGACGTTATTGTCTATGCAACTGGCTTCAAGAGAACTACTCACAAATGGCTTCAT GAGCTTCCAACTTTTATGTTCACTTGGTGA
- the LOC107863974 gene encoding probable indole-3-pyruvate monooxygenase YUCCA10 isoform X1, whose translation MAILTHHDHQEPMVIIVGAGPAGLATSACLKKFSIPNLLLEKEDCYSPIWKKYTYDRVHLHLAKKFCQLPHIPFPSSSPTYIPKKEFIQYLDDYVSYFNITPLYKRTVEFAKFDESKGKWVVKVRNGNSGDVDEYFCKFLVVATGEASYPFIPKVPGLESFKGKAFHSTKYKNGDKFSGKNVLVVGCGNSGMEIALDLANYGANTSIIVRSPINLISREMAYLGLMLLKYKVAYTVVDNIMVMLSKIMYGDISKYYGVKRPEEGPFASKIKYGKYPVIDVGTYQKIKSGEIQVLPGMRSIRGNDVVLENGKCHQFDVIVYATGFKRTTHKWLHGDEYLLNEDGLPKPEFPEHWKGKNGLYCVGLSRRGLYGIAFDAQSIATHINSLL comes from the exons ATGGCAATACTAACTCATCATGATCATCAAGAACCTATGGTGATCATTGTTGGTGCTGGCCCTGCTGGCCTAGCCACATCTGCATGTCTAAAAAAATTCTCTATACCAAATCTACTTCTTGAAAAAGAAGATTGTTACTCTCCCATATGGAAAAAATATACCTATGATAGAGTTCACCTTCATTTAGCCAAGAAATTTTGTCAACTTCCTCACattccttttccttcttcttcaccTACTTATATACCTAAAAAAGAATTCATTCAATACTTGGATGACTATGTTTCTTATTTTAATATCACCCCTTTGTACAAAAGAACAGTTGAGTTTGCAAAGTTTGATGAATCCAAAGGAAAATGGGTTGTGAAGGTTAGAAATGGTAATTCTGGTGATGTTGATGAGTATTTTTGTAAATTTCTTGTTGTAGCTACTGGAGAAGCTAGTTACCCTTTTATCCCTAAGGTCCCTGGCTTGGAAAGTTTCAAAGGAAAGGCTTTTCATTCTACTAAATACAAAAATGGTGACAAGTTTAGTGGTAAAAATGTATTGGTTGTTGGTTGTGGAAATTCTGGCATGGAAATTGCACTTGATCTTGCTAACTATGGTGCTAACACTTCCATCATCGTTCGAAGCCcg ATAAACTTGATATCAAGAGAAATGGCATATTTGGGACTGATGTTGTTGAAGTATAAGGTTGCATACACAGTGGTGGACAACATAATGGTGATGTTAAGCAAGATAATGTATGGAGATATAAGCAAGTATTATGGGGTGAAAAGGCCAGAAGAGGGACCCTTTGCTTCTAAAATAAAGTATGGCAAGTACCCCGTCATTGACGTGGGAACTTATCAAAAGATCAAGTCTGGTGAAATCCAG GTGTTACCTGGAATGAGAAGCATTAGAGGAAATGATGTTGTGTTGGAGAATGGTAAATGTCATCAATTTGACGTTATTGTCTATGCAACTGGCTTCAAGAGAACTACTCACAAATGGCTTCAT GGAGATGAATATTTACTGAATGAAGATGGACTACCAAAGCCAGAATTTCCAGAACATTGGAAGGGGAAAAATGGACTCTATTGTGTGGGGCTATCAAGGAGAGGACTTTATGGGATTGCATTTGATGCCCAAAGCATAGCCACACATATCAACTCTCTTCTCTGA